The Carassius carassius chromosome 16, fCarCar2.1, whole genome shotgun sequence genome window below encodes:
- the LOC132160106 gene encoding uncharacterized protein LOC132160106 → MADECLHSVQLELEAVGKQIRDLEVRQAQLRERRTALESSRADAHKSGVSIQRSVNSPTTSTPCVSLHRPGAPRTRSSQMSFTATPGHHGPWVHPQRRTRAGSRATTSPPPAFDISIRNRFAPLRETGRDAVIIGDSIVRHIPAILKVDESPRAVVLHAGVNDTTLRQTETLKRDFRSLIETVRSTTPAATIVVSGPLPTYRRGHERFSRLFALNEWLLSWCKEQKLLFVNNWNLFWERPRLFRADGLHPSRIGAELLSDNISRTLRSM, encoded by the exons atggcggatgaatgtctccactctgtgcagctcgagctcgaggccgtgggaaagcagattcgcgacctggaggtgaggcaggcccagctgagagagcggagaaccgcgctggaatcatcccgggctgacgctcacaagtccggggtaagtatacagcgatctgttaacagtcccaccacatctactccgtgtgtttctctgcacaggcccggtgcacccaggacgcgatcttcccagatgtccttcactgcgacgccgggacaccacggaccctgggtgcatccacagcggaggacgcgagccgggtcccgggcgacgacttctccccctcctgccttcgacatctccatccggaaccgcttcgctcccctccgcgagacaggacgcgacgctgtgatcatcggagactccatcgtccgacac atacccgcgatcctgaaggtcgacgagagccccagagcggtcgtgcttcacgccggggttaacgacaccacgctgcggcagacggagacgctgaagagggacttcaggagcctgatcgagacggttcgcagcacgacgcccgcggcgacgatcgtcgtgtcaggaccactgcccacgtatcgacgaggacacgaaaggttcagtagactttttgctttaaatgaatggttgttgtcatggtgtaaagaacagaaactgctatttgttaataactggaatcttttctgggagcgtcctaggctgtttcgcgctgatggattacaccccagcagaatcggagcggagctgctctctgacaacatctccaggacacttcgctccatgtga